The Thermoplasma sp. Kam2015 genome includes a window with the following:
- a CDS encoding NOG1 family protein: protein MLLKIPTVLRGQELIDKAFSRASRIEEPYYPDKVERIKKEVQDRISTIESISVSFLDRLVKKFPSINNLHPFYSSLIDLMFDIDQYKISLSKIDRTAQMIEQISGDHIRRLKAVKTVEDANRIMRSYYGRFASIVHEIDQDLVFLGKCRDYMKKIPDIDVNLRTYIIAGMPNVGKSSLLAALTTKKPQIAPYPFTTKSVLIGIAEHGNERIQFIDTPGILDRDFSEMNQIEKNAVLALRYIQGTVIFLFDYSDESLYSSEMQEHLYRQIKDHINPNVIRVQTKMDISKEKKEEIAISVNSEGGLDPLKNVIFGESDDHV, encoded by the coding sequence ATGTTACTAAAGATACCCACAGTGCTCAGGGGACAGGAGCTTATTGATAAGGCCTTTTCGAGGGCAAGTAGAATTGAAGAACCATATTATCCCGATAAGGTAGAAAGAATAAAGAAGGAGGTACAGGATCGGATATCGACCATTGAAAGTATAAGCGTATCCTTCCTTGATAGGCTTGTTAAAAAATTTCCATCGATAAACAACCTTCATCCATTCTATAGCAGTCTCATAGATCTGATGTTCGATATAGATCAGTATAAGATCTCACTATCGAAGATCGACCGAACGGCACAGATGATAGAACAGATAAGCGGCGATCATATAAGAAGACTCAAAGCAGTCAAAACCGTGGAGGACGCAAACAGAATAATGAGATCCTACTACGGTAGATTTGCCTCCATAGTACATGAAATAGACCAGGATCTCGTGTTTCTCGGAAAATGCAGAGATTACATGAAGAAGATACCAGACATAGATGTAAATCTGCGTACATATATAATAGCTGGTATGCCAAACGTTGGTAAGAGTTCCCTGCTGGCTGCATTGACCACAAAGAAGCCCCAGATCGCACCCTACCCATTCACAACCAAATCTGTATTGATCGGAATTGCCGAGCATGGGAATGAAAGAATACAGTTCATAGATACCCCTGGAATACTTGATCGCGATTTCAGTGAGATGAATCAGATCGAGAAAAATGCTGTTCTCGCTCTGAGGTATATTCAGGGTACGGTCATATTTCTCTTTGATTACAGCGATGAATCCCTATATTCATCGGAAATGCAGGAGCATCTCTATAGACAGATAAAGGATCATATTAATCCGAATGTTATTAGGGTTCAGACGAAAATGGACATAAGCAAAGAAAAGAAGGAAGAGATAGCCATTTCCGTCAACTCCGAGGGTGGCCTTGATCCACTCAAGAATGTCATATTCGGAGAGAGTGATGATCATGTATGA
- a CDS encoding glutamate--tRNA ligase → MYEDDIRRIALINAYQHDGKADVKSVMGKVMAEIADLRRDPKAAKDLVTRIVDEVNAMSPAEIKEIVESRYSSSIKKEKKTEDHRLPDLEGVDGPVVMRMAPSPSGPLHVGHTRMAILNDEYVKRYGGELILRIEDTNPKNIDPEAYHMIPEDLRWLGVNVTKTVIQSDRFDLYYEEAKKLIMNGHMYICTCPREEFKKKKLESIPCKDRDNPPEKNMDLFEKMLDGTINEGEAVAVVKTDLNHPNPSVRDWIAFRIINAVHPRVGDRYRVYPMMSFSVAVDDHYLGLTHVLRGKDQLTNTDKQRYIFEYNGWKRPYYYHYGMIKFPGLKLKTSLMKKGIMSGQYDGWSDVRLGTVRAFARRGYQPETFRRYWINSGLREIDAIFSIEIFDSINREIVDPKSYRFSFVKNPVKVVIDNMPRIRSKLPLHPTHPEYGFREYEVEGTVYLSESDLTKMNEGERIRLKDLCYIRKKGDRILYDGLDMTEKTKIINWCPDGSRDFSVLRPDGSIDRGLIEPMSAGYRGIAQLERYGYVNIADSDSVAYFTHS, encoded by the coding sequence ATGTATGAGGACGACATAAGAAGGATAGCCCTTATCAATGCGTATCAGCACGATGGAAAAGCCGATGTAAAATCAGTCATGGGAAAGGTGATGGCAGAGATAGCCGATCTGCGCCGTGATCCAAAAGCAGCAAAGGATCTCGTCACACGCATAGTTGATGAGGTCAATGCAATGAGCCCTGCCGAAATAAAGGAGATCGTGGAGAGCAGATATTCATCATCCATCAAAAAGGAAAAGAAAACGGAGGATCACAGGCTACCCGATCTTGAAGGTGTCGATGGTCCTGTTGTAATGAGGATGGCACCTTCACCCTCAGGCCCCCTTCATGTTGGACATACAAGGATGGCCATACTTAATGATGAATATGTCAAGCGCTATGGCGGCGAACTTATCCTGAGAATTGAGGACACGAACCCAAAGAATATAGATCCTGAAGCTTACCATATGATACCTGAGGATCTGCGGTGGCTGGGCGTCAATGTTACGAAGACAGTCATTCAGAGCGATCGCTTCGATCTTTACTATGAGGAAGCTAAAAAGCTCATAATGAATGGCCATATGTACATCTGCACCTGCCCCAGAGAGGAGTTCAAGAAGAAGAAATTGGAGTCAATTCCATGCAAGGATCGTGATAACCCGCCTGAAAAGAACATGGATCTGTTCGAGAAAATGCTTGACGGTACTATAAATGAGGGTGAGGCCGTAGCCGTCGTCAAGACGGATCTAAATCATCCAAATCCATCGGTGAGAGACTGGATCGCATTCAGAATAATAAATGCCGTTCATCCAAGGGTAGGAGACAGATACCGCGTATATCCTATGATGAGCTTCAGTGTCGCTGTAGATGATCATTACCTGGGATTGACGCATGTCCTAAGAGGAAAAGATCAGCTCACGAATACTGACAAACAGAGGTACATCTTTGAATACAACGGATGGAAGAGACCGTATTACTATCACTATGGAATGATAAAATTTCCAGGCCTGAAGCTGAAAACATCCCTGATGAAGAAGGGTATTATGAGTGGCCAGTATGATGGATGGTCAGATGTCAGGCTTGGCACAGTTCGCGCATTTGCAAGGAGAGGTTATCAGCCTGAAACTTTCAGAAGATACTGGATAAATTCGGGACTTCGAGAGATCGATGCAATATTCTCCATAGAGATATTTGATTCCATTAACAGAGAGATCGTGGATCCAAAATCATATCGTTTTTCTTTCGTCAAAAATCCCGTTAAAGTTGTGATAGATAACATGCCGAGGATAAGGTCAAAACTTCCACTGCATCCAACGCATCCTGAGTACGGGTTCAGGGAGTACGAGGTTGAAGGGACAGTGTATCTATCCGAATCCGATCTTACAAAGATGAACGAAGGAGAAAGGATCAGACTCAAGGATCTCTGCTATATCAGGAAAAAAGGCGACAGGATATTATACGATGGACTTGATATGACTGAAAAGACAAAGATAATAAACTGGTGCCCTGATGGATCTAGGGATTTCTCAGTACTGAGGCCAGATGGATCGATAGATCGCGGACTGATAGAACCCATGTCAGCGGGCTATAGAGGAATAGCACAACTAGAAAGATACGGATATGTGAATATAGCCGACAGTGACAGCGTGGCCTATTTCACTCACTCATGA
- a CDS encoding PRC-barrel domain-containing protein: protein MLDEASEVGYTFEITNLIGKEVYTMKGIRVGKVTDIVLDFDKNQIHGLFIMDSNDKLVKNGDPISIPYNYVKSIGDIVILKSFPDLMHI, encoded by the coding sequence ATGTTGGATGAAGCGTCTGAAGTAGGTTACACTTTCGAGATAACAAATCTAATCGGGAAAGAAGTTTATACAATGAAGGGCATCAGGGTCGGCAAGGTCACAGATATAGTGCTCGATTTTGATAAGAATCAGATTCATGGCCTATTCATAATGGATAGCAATGACAAACTGGTGAAGAACGGTGATCCTATATCCATACCATACAATTATGTAAAATCAATTGGAGATATAGTAATACTGAAGTCATTTCCAGATCTGATGCATATATGA
- a CDS encoding GMP synthase subunit A, with the protein MLKIYVVDNGGQWTHREWRVLRELGVDTKIVPNDIDSSDLDGLDGLVLSGGAPNIDEEIDKLGNVGRYIDDHNYPILGICVGAQFIALHFGASVVKAKHPEFGKTRISVMRSENIFYGLPSEITVWENHNDEIMGLPDDFVLAASSSTCQVQGFYHKTRPIYATQFHPEVEHTQFGHEIFKNFISICLSHRDLQKESSQQ; encoded by the coding sequence ATGTTGAAGATATACGTTGTAGACAACGGCGGGCAGTGGACACACAGAGAATGGCGTGTGCTCAGGGAGCTTGGTGTGGATACGAAGATAGTCCCAAACGACATAGATTCCAGCGATCTTGATGGGCTCGACGGTCTTGTGCTGAGTGGTGGAGCTCCAAACATAGACGAGGAAATAGATAAACTTGGAAACGTTGGAAGATACATAGACGATCATAATTATCCCATATTGGGCATATGCGTTGGGGCTCAGTTCATTGCATTGCATTTCGGTGCATCGGTCGTGAAGGCAAAGCATCCAGAATTCGGCAAAACAAGGATTTCAGTCATGCGATCTGAAAACATCTTCTATGGGCTTCCATCGGAGATAACTGTATGGGAAAATCATAATGACGAGATAATGGGGCTTCCGGATGATTTTGTCCTTGCCGCATCTTCAAGCACCTGCCAGGTACAGGGATTCTATCATAAAACACGGCCTATCTACGCTACCCAATTTCACCCTGAAGTTGAGCATACGCAATTCGGGCATGAGATATTCAAAAATTTCATATCGATCTGCCTATCACACAGGGATCTACAGAAGGAAAGTTCCCAGCAATGA
- a CDS encoding transcription initiation factor IIB encodes MTVEGETPKRCPECNSEHLIRDYEHGELICADCGAVIEDAYIDQGPEWRAFDSDQDERRARTGSPMTYLSHDKGLATEISWSNKDYYGKRIPHKNRAQIYRVRKWHQRIRVSNAAERNLSLALQLLNDIGAKLGIPKDIKETAALIYRKAVEKNLIRGRSIESIVCASIYAACRKVNIPRTLDEISKASEVNKKKIGKAYRHLAKELDLNLKPTTPFSYISQFCNKLDLDKQAIVISEDIVRQAMSMGISSGKGPTGIAAAAIYIASVKVGKPRTQKEIARISGVTEVTIRNRYKEISKALNISISE; translated from the coding sequence ATGACTGTTGAGGGAGAAACACCAAAGCGGTGTCCTGAATGCAATTCTGAACACCTGATAAGAGACTATGAGCATGGCGAGCTTATTTGTGCTGACTGTGGTGCAGTCATTGAAGATGCATACATCGATCAGGGCCCAGAATGGAGGGCTTTTGATTCTGATCAGGACGAGAGAAGAGCTAGAACCGGATCGCCTATGACATACCTAAGCCACGATAAGGGGCTGGCAACGGAGATATCATGGTCCAATAAAGATTATTATGGCAAGAGAATACCACATAAGAATAGAGCCCAGATATATCGTGTAAGAAAATGGCACCAGAGAATCAGAGTCTCCAACGCTGCCGAGAGGAATCTTTCCCTCGCGCTTCAGCTTCTGAATGATATAGGTGCAAAGCTAGGCATTCCAAAGGACATTAAGGAAACAGCTGCGTTGATTTACAGAAAAGCTGTGGAAAAGAACCTCATAAGGGGGAGAAGCATCGAGAGTATCGTGTGCGCTTCAATTTATGCTGCCTGCAGGAAAGTCAATATACCGCGCACACTGGATGAGATCTCAAAGGCCTCAGAAGTCAACAAGAAGAAGATCGGAAAGGCCTATAGGCATCTTGCAAAGGAACTTGATCTCAATCTGAAGCCAACCACACCATTCTCTTATATATCACAGTTCTGCAATAAACTCGATCTGGACAAGCAGGCCATCGTCATAAGTGAAGATATCGTAAGGCAGGCCATGTCCATGGGTATATCTTCGGGGAAGGGCCCAACAGGTATAGCAGCAGCTGCGATATACATAGCTTCGGTGAAAGTGGGTAAGCCAAGAACACAGAAGGAAATAGCGAGAATATCAGGAGTAACTGAGGTCACCATAAGGAATAGATACAAGGAGATAAGCAAAGCATTGAATATTTCAATCTCAGAATAG
- the aspS gene encoding aspartate--tRNA(Asn) ligase — protein MPRTYIGALRGFDDGTDVVIYGWLQEARIMKNVSFLILRDNTGIIQATFKNDEATLEAIKRINRESIVKVQGVINKKSVSKSGIEIKGTSVSVVNEAEAPLPLPVIDPVQADLETRLNSRFIDLRKRNVSAIFRIESSLLWGIREYLHGQNFIEVHTPKIVAAATEGGADLFPVRYFEKDAYLNQSPQLYKEVLMSAGFDRVFEVGPAFRAEEHNTTRHLNEFTSIDIEMSFADHNDAMSMLENAIKSGVENAIRANNDDFEALGISIGVPETPFPRITYEKCIELLSSEGIDFKFGDDFSPDHLRMIGSRFKGFYFITEWPASVRPFYTMPKQDDPRLTNSFDLQYREIEVTSGAQRVHDPKMLVERFREKKLDVKSFQFYIDAFKYGMPPHAGWGLGLERLTMILLGLNNIRETTLFPRDRTRIIP, from the coding sequence ATGCCCAGAACATACATAGGTGCTCTCAGGGGATTTGACGATGGTACCGATGTGGTCATATACGGTTGGCTGCAGGAAGCCAGGATCATGAAAAATGTCTCATTCCTCATTTTGAGAGATAATACAGGAATAATACAGGCAACATTCAAGAATGATGAAGCCACTCTTGAAGCCATCAAACGAATCAACAGGGAAAGCATTGTGAAGGTTCAGGGCGTGATCAATAAAAAGAGCGTAAGTAAATCAGGTATAGAGATAAAGGGAACCTCGGTGTCCGTGGTAAATGAGGCTGAAGCTCCACTACCATTGCCAGTTATAGATCCCGTTCAGGCGGATCTTGAGACCAGGCTTAACAGCAGATTTATCGATCTGAGAAAGAGAAACGTTTCGGCCATATTTCGCATTGAAAGCTCGCTTCTGTGGGGCATAAGAGAGTATCTGCATGGGCAGAATTTCATAGAGGTTCATACGCCCAAGATAGTCGCGGCAGCTACAGAGGGCGGCGCCGATCTTTTCCCAGTCCGTTATTTTGAGAAGGATGCCTATCTGAATCAGAGCCCACAGCTCTATAAGGAGGTTCTGATGTCCGCTGGATTCGATCGCGTTTTCGAGGTCGGCCCTGCGTTCAGGGCGGAGGAGCACAATACCACCAGACATCTGAATGAGTTCACATCTATAGATATAGAGATGAGCTTCGCCGATCACAATGATGCTATGTCAATGCTCGAAAATGCAATAAAGTCTGGTGTGGAGAATGCAATAAGGGCAAACAACGATGACTTCGAGGCTCTCGGGATATCAATAGGTGTTCCGGAAACTCCCTTCCCTAGGATAACCTATGAGAAATGCATAGAATTGTTGTCCAGCGAGGGCATTGATTTCAAGTTTGGTGACGATTTTTCTCCGGATCATCTGAGAATGATCGGATCTAGGTTTAAGGGCTTCTATTTCATAACCGAGTGGCCAGCCTCCGTGAGACCGTTCTACACAATGCCAAAACAGGATGATCCTAGGCTCACCAATTCATTCGATCTTCAATATCGTGAGATAGAGGTAACATCAGGTGCGCAAAGAGTACACGATCCGAAAATGCTGGTGGAAAGATTCAGAGAAAAAAAGTTGGATGTTAAATCATTTCAGTTCTATATAGATGCATTTAAGTATGGAATGCCTCCACACGCTGGATGGGGGCTAGGGCTTGAACGCCTTACCATGATTCTTCTTGGACTCAACAATATAAGAGAAACCACCTTATTTCCTAGGGATAGAACCCGTATTATTCCTTGA
- a CDS encoding 3-hydroxyacyl-CoA dehydrogenase family protein yields MEIKTVGVIGAGTMGSAIAELFAYNGFNVVLKDQNMDLARSGYSKIEKIVNDLKRINDERPDKEVARIEGYGIRLSDDQKDTIRKKLKVNTEIEPILRRIKITDQYSDLSECELIIEAAFEDQKVKDQIFSDLSGFSERAIIASNTSSLSITEMAGFLKKPENALILHFFNPPYLLPLVEIVPSLYTSGEIRDLAFNLISRMKNHREGMVPVMVKEREGFIVNRLLIPMINTAAEMLDSGMASAKDIDTAMKKGAGFPMGPLELADMIGIDVVVDVMEVLESAYGERYKPSAILRRMREAKQLGRKTRSGFYKY; encoded by the coding sequence ATGGAGATCAAAACCGTTGGAGTGATCGGAGCAGGCACGATGGGTTCTGCTATAGCTGAACTTTTTGCCTATAATGGGTTCAATGTTGTTCTGAAGGATCAGAACATGGATCTGGCCAGATCAGGATACTCAAAGATAGAAAAAATAGTGAACGATCTGAAGAGGATAAACGATGAAAGACCTGACAAGGAGGTAGCCAGAATAGAGGGTTATGGAATAAGGCTAAGCGATGATCAGAAGGATACCATAAGAAAGAAACTAAAGGTCAATACCGAAATAGAGCCCATACTGAGAAGAATAAAGATAACGGATCAGTACTCGGATCTGTCAGAGTGCGAACTGATCATTGAGGCCGCATTCGAGGATCAGAAGGTAAAGGATCAGATCTTCTCGGATCTATCAGGATTCTCTGAAAGAGCCATAATAGCATCAAACACCTCCTCCCTGAGCATAACCGAAATGGCTGGCTTTCTGAAAAAGCCTGAGAACGCATTGATACTCCACTTTTTCAATCCGCCATATCTTCTTCCTCTTGTGGAGATCGTTCCATCCCTATATACATCAGGTGAGATCAGAGATCTTGCATTCAATTTGATATCCAGAATGAAAAATCACAGAGAGGGTATGGTTCCTGTAATGGTAAAGGAACGTGAAGGATTCATCGTCAACAGGCTCCTGATACCGATGATAAATACCGCTGCAGAAATGCTGGACAGTGGCATGGCCTCAGCAAAGGACATAGATACGGCAATGAAGAAGGGGGCAGGATTTCCAATGGGACCGCTTGAACTTGCAGATATGATAGGCATAGATGTAGTGGTGGACGTCATGGAGGTGCTTGAATCTGCCTATGGCGAACGTTACAAGCCATCGGCTATATTGAGAAGGATGAGGGAGGCAAAACAACTTGGAAGAAAAACAAGAAGTGGGTTTTATAAATATTAA
- a CDS encoding multiprotein bridging factor aMBF1, whose protein sequence is MECEMCGKKVSKTTKIMIDGAVLNVCDDCAKFGTPVIEHNKFKPVEQPIKVQLPDKPMPRVVTAKKPVRRVNEEDLDIVEDYAELVKNARERLAMSQADLAAKIFERKNVIASIERGELMPDLKIARKLEKILGITLVEKSS, encoded by the coding sequence ATGGAATGCGAAATGTGTGGTAAAAAGGTATCAAAGACAACGAAGATCATGATCGATGGTGCCGTCCTCAATGTATGCGATGACTGCGCCAAATTTGGCACTCCGGTCATAGAGCATAACAAGTTCAAGCCTGTTGAACAGCCGATAAAGGTGCAGCTTCCGGATAAGCCTATGCCCAGGGTAGTCACGGCAAAGAAACCGGTCAGAAGGGTAAATGAAGAGGATCTTGATATTGTTGAGGATTATGCCGAACTGGTGAAGAACGCAAGGGAAAGACTCGCCATGTCGCAGGCGGATCTGGCAGCCAAGATATTTGAAAGAAAAAATGTAATAGCGAGCATAGAAAGAGGAGAATTGATGCCCGATCTGAAGATTGCCAGAAAGCTTGAGAAGATACTTGGCATAACTCTTGTGGAGAAAAGCTCCTGA
- a CDS encoding fibrillarin-like rRNA/tRNA 2'-O-methyltransferase, producing MVERKQRRSAQPVFLYGSKSILKIGTKIYTRTSKNKKVYGEDIIRFDHNNYREWKPERSKLSAAILKGLHHMPIGEKSYVLYLGASTGTTVSHISDIASQGSIFAVEVAYEPFSKLLDLSEQRENIYPIMEDANLPERYSFFIDHVDVMYQDISQRNQIAIFQRNMEKFNPRSAFLILKTRSIASTQDSRTILKKTVDQMSPYNIREIIDLSPYDTDHYMILVDAR from the coding sequence ATGGTAGAGAGAAAGCAGAGAAGATCAGCCCAACCCGTCTTTCTATATGGCTCGAAGAGTATACTGAAGATTGGAACGAAGATATACACCAGAACGAGTAAGAATAAGAAGGTTTACGGTGAGGACATAATTAGATTCGATCATAACAATTACCGAGAATGGAAACCGGAGAGAAGTAAGCTTTCCGCCGCCATACTTAAGGGACTTCATCATATGCCGATAGGTGAAAAAAGCTATGTTCTCTATCTGGGAGCATCAACAGGTACAACTGTCAGCCATATCTCTGATATAGCCTCCCAGGGATCCATATTTGCAGTAGAAGTGGCCTATGAACCCTTTTCAAAGCTTCTCGACCTGTCAGAGCAGCGCGAAAACATTTATCCAATAATGGAAGATGCAAACCTACCGGAGAGATATAGTTTCTTCATAGATCATGTCGATGTGATGTATCAGGATATATCACAGAGAAATCAGATCGCAATATTCCAGAGAAACATGGAGAAATTCAATCCAAGATCGGCATTTCTCATATTGAAGACCAGGTCAATAGCCTCAACGCAGGATTCGAGGACTATTCTCAAAAAGACCGTAGATCAGATGTCCCCATACAATATCAGGGAGATCATAGATCTGTCACCCTATGATACCGATCATTACATGATCCTCGTCGATGCCAGATGA
- a CDS encoding 6-pyruvoyl tetrahydropterin synthase family protein — translation MKLTVNGWYTNMRFSAAHFIPSHIKCSRLHGHDYGIIVNVEGELMDGMLIDFIELKNAIRSVINEMDHKLLVPAKANIAKYDEEKDEYEIVYSNKRMIIPGEFVYLVDVNNTTSEELSAYVARRVGEKLRLKKNIKKLEISVEEGPGQGVFSEAMLP, via the coding sequence ATGAAATTGACTGTGAATGGCTGGTATACCAATATGCGGTTTTCGGCTGCGCATTTCATACCATCACACATAAAGTGCTCCCGTCTTCATGGTCATGACTATGGGATAATCGTGAACGTTGAGGGCGAACTGATGGATGGCATGCTTATAGACTTTATCGAGCTTAAGAATGCAATAAGATCTGTCATCAATGAAATGGATCATAAACTTCTTGTTCCTGCAAAGGCGAATATAGCAAAATACGACGAAGAAAAGGATGAATATGAGATAGTGTACAGCAACAAGAGGATGATCATCCCGGGTGAATTCGTGTATCTCGTTGACGTGAACAACACAACCAGCGAAGAACTATCTGCCTATGTAGCAAGGCGTGTTGGTGAAAAACTAAGGCTGAAGAAGAACATCAAAAAGCTTGAGATCTCCGTGGAAGAGGGGCCGGGTCAGGGAGTATTCTCGGAAGCCATGCTTCCCTAG
- the queC gene encoding 7-cyano-7-deazaguanine synthase QueC: MEGKRKAVVLLSGGLDSSTVLAYAISKGYDVHAISFDYGQRHSREMKSSEDLARYYGVDRKIVHVDLRSIGKSALTDDIEVPTRSLESISDEIPVTYVPARNTIFLAIAAAYAESLGSTDIFIGANAIDYSGYPDCRPEYFNAMENALSLGTEIGLKHGMHINVPLQYLTKGEIITLGMKLGVPYHLTWSCYRGGDKACGECDSCLLRLKGFMEAGSEDPIKYEKYPEFYERYLKDRKK, translated from the coding sequence ATGGAGGGGAAGAGAAAGGCTGTCGTGCTGCTCTCTGGTGGACTGGATTCAAGTACGGTTCTGGCCTATGCCATTTCGAAAGGCTATGATGTCCATGCCATTTCCTTTGATTATGGCCAGAGGCATTCAAGGGAGATGAAAAGTTCAGAGGATCTAGCGAGATATTACGGCGTGGATAGGAAAATAGTACATGTGGATCTCAGATCCATCGGGAAGAGCGCTCTGACCGATGATATAGAGGTTCCCACCAGGAGCCTGGAATCAATATCCGATGAAATTCCGGTCACCTATGTTCCAGCAAGAAACACTATATTTCTGGCCATTGCTGCAGCATATGCGGAATCGCTGGGATCAACGGACATATTCATCGGTGCAAATGCGATAGATTACAGCGGATACCCTGACTGCAGGCCTGAATATTTCAATGCCATGGAGAACGCACTCAGCCTTGGGACTGAGATAGGATTGAAACATGGGATGCATATAAACGTTCCACTACAGTATCTTACAAAGGGAGAAATAATAACACTTGGTATGAAGCTCGGCGTTCCATACCATCTCACATGGTCATGCTATCGTGGTGGAGATAAAGCCTGCGGTGAATGCGATTCATGCCTGCTGAGGTTGAAGGGATTTATGGAGGCTGGATCGGAAGATCCTATAAAATATGAAAAATATCCAGAGTTCTACGAACGATATTTAAAGGATAGAAAAAAATAA
- the mdh gene encoding malate dehydrogenase, producing MARKKISVIGAGNVGATVAQFLAAKQLGDVYLFDVVDGIPEGKALDIQEGAPHWRYDLDVVGFSTSDESKYKNMEGSDVIVVTAGLARKPGMSRDDLFDKNVEIISDVSRNIKKYSPDSIIVVVSNPADIMAYALQKFTGITPSKIMGLGGSLDSSRFRTFLAKELNVSVEDVNAFVIGGHGDDMVPFIRYSSVAGIPIENLLSKEKIDEIVKRTRFGGGEIVNYLKTGSAFYAPGISITAMVESVIMDKKRVIPCAAYITGKHADHYGIKDKFIGVPIKIGEQGVEEIYDIDFKPDELELWKKSVASVEASSKKVDEWITKHNH from the coding sequence ATGGCAAGAAAGAAGATTTCTGTAATAGGCGCCGGCAATGTCGGTGCAACCGTTGCTCAGTTCTTGGCCGCAAAGCAGCTTGGCGATGTTTACCTTTTCGATGTCGTTGACGGTATTCCCGAGGGAAAGGCGCTTGATATTCAGGAAGGCGCACCACACTGGAGATACGATCTTGATGTGGTCGGATTCAGCACCAGCGATGAATCTAAGTATAAGAACATGGAGGGAAGCGATGTAATAGTCGTAACTGCAGGACTTGCAAGGAAACCAGGTATGAGCAGGGACGATCTCTTCGACAAGAACGTTGAGATAATATCAGACGTGTCCAGAAATATAAAGAAATATTCACCGGATTCCATAATCGTTGTGGTATCCAACCCTGCAGATATCATGGCCTACGCGCTTCAGAAATTTACGGGTATCACTCCGTCCAAGATCATGGGTCTCGGCGGTTCTCTGGACAGTTCAAGATTCAGGACATTCCTTGCAAAGGAGCTTAACGTATCCGTTGAGGACGTGAATGCATTCGTTATAGGAGGACATGGCGATGATATGGTACCCTTCATAAGATACTCGAGCGTAGCTGGTATACCCATCGAGAATCTTCTGTCAAAGGAGAAGATTGACGAGATAGTCAAAAGGACAAGATTCGGTGGCGGAGAGATAGTTAATTACCTGAAGACAGGCAGCGCCTTCTATGCGCCCGGTATATCCATAACCGCCATGGTTGAATCCGTGATCATGGATAAGAAGCGTGTGATTCCGTGCGCAGCATACATAACAGGAAAGCATGCGGATCACTATGGAATTAAGGATAAGTTCATAGGCGTGCCGATAAAGATAGGAGAACAGGGTGTGGAAGAGATCTACGATATAGATTTCAAACCGGATGAGCTGGAACTCTGGAAGAAGAGCGTTGCCTCGGTTGAGGCCAGCTCAAAGAAGGTGGATGAGTGGATCACTAAGCACAACCACTGA